Proteins from one Nakamurella multipartita DSM 44233 genomic window:
- a CDS encoding amidohydrolase: MGGVLVLTGAIVLTMSPDRPRAEAVAVDNDRGTILAVGTADECRRAAESARPVRAGESAPAPVEERDLSGVVLAPGFIEPHSHPFLSGVATQPPAHWIAPYVGYPTWDDVAALFTRLQAQEPAGAPLLFNGLDRLLQEVGDLDRTVLDGFFPDRPVGILDNSGHEAYVNSAAIDLIGWPDRQAPPDPVGGSFGRGADGTSTGRASELPAVMTVLQPLMAATITHPLYSAAQWYATMARAGITSTSEMTYSTAYLKGYEALASVPDCPLRISLYHMSTEPDADKPLSTPIPDTMLRKQGIKLWADGSPWVGTAALSYPYLDTPRVRDAGIALGPAGESAMNYTRAQLDALLDRFAPEGWQMSFHVNGDCGLDVVLDAYERALREHGLAGSDHRWRVEHCGGARAEQFARVAALGVHPSLGPFQFIYWGDLLDGTLFAPEIGSQWMRFGDAVRSGACVSFHNDGSVSPPLPLLNLQAAITRRTPSGAVHGPEQAITLDQALAAHTIDAARTLHREQEIGSIEPGKLADFVELSADPYAVDPTRLTQDVQVLGTWRGGRRIDLDAFLAEIVAVDPSQHAHLGVPHQKCC, encoded by the coding sequence ATGGGTGGTGTGTTGGTGCTGACCGGGGCCATCGTCCTCACAATGTCACCCGATCGGCCGCGGGCCGAAGCGGTGGCGGTGGACAACGACCGGGGCACGATCCTGGCCGTGGGCACCGCCGACGAGTGCCGTCGGGCGGCCGAGTCGGCTCGGCCGGTCCGGGCGGGCGAATCGGCCCCGGCTCCCGTCGAGGAACGCGATCTGAGTGGGGTGGTGCTGGCCCCCGGCTTCATCGAGCCGCACAGTCACCCGTTCCTGTCCGGGGTGGCCACCCAGCCGCCGGCCCACTGGATCGCGCCCTACGTCGGGTATCCGACCTGGGACGACGTGGCCGCGTTGTTCACCCGGCTGCAGGCGCAGGAACCGGCCGGCGCGCCGCTGCTGTTCAACGGCCTGGACCGGCTGCTGCAGGAGGTCGGCGATCTGGACCGCACCGTGCTCGACGGGTTCTTCCCGGACCGGCCGGTGGGCATCCTGGACAACTCCGGCCACGAGGCGTACGTCAACTCCGCCGCCATCGACCTGATCGGCTGGCCGGATCGCCAGGCCCCGCCGGACCCGGTGGGCGGCAGCTTCGGGCGCGGCGCCGACGGCACGTCGACCGGCCGGGCCTCCGAGCTGCCCGCGGTGATGACCGTGCTGCAGCCGCTGATGGCGGCGACCATCACCCACCCGCTCTACTCGGCCGCGCAGTGGTACGCCACGATGGCCCGCGCCGGCATCACCAGCACGTCCGAGATGACCTACTCCACCGCGTACCTCAAGGGCTACGAGGCGCTGGCCTCGGTCCCGGACTGTCCGCTGCGGATCTCGCTCTACCACATGTCCACCGAGCCGGACGCGGACAAGCCGCTGTCCACCCCGATCCCGGACACCATGCTGCGCAAGCAGGGCATCAAGCTGTGGGCCGACGGTTCGCCCTGGGTGGGCACCGCCGCGCTGTCCTACCCGTACCTGGACACCCCGCGGGTCCGCGACGCCGGGATCGCGCTCGGCCCGGCCGGCGAGTCGGCGATGAACTACACCCGGGCCCAGCTGGACGCCCTGCTGGACCGGTTCGCCCCCGAGGGCTGGCAGATGTCCTTCCACGTCAACGGCGACTGCGGTCTGGACGTCGTGCTCGACGCCTACGAGCGGGCGCTGCGCGAGCACGGCCTGGCCGGCAGCGATCACCGCTGGCGGGTCGAGCACTGCGGCGGGGCCCGGGCCGAGCAGTTCGCCCGGGTGGCCGCGCTGGGCGTGCACCCCTCGCTCGGCCCGTTCCAGTTCATCTACTGGGGTGACCTGCTCGACGGCACCCTGTTCGCCCCGGAGATCGGGTCGCAGTGGATGCGCTTCGGCGACGCCGTCCGATCGGGGGCGTGCGTGTCGTTCCACAACGACGGTTCGGTCAGCCCGCCGCTGCCGCTGCTGAACCTGCAGGCGGCGATCACCCGGCGCACCCCGTCCGGGGCCGTGCACGGACCCGAGCAGGCGATCACCCTGGATCAGGCGCTGGCCGCGCACACCATCGACGCCGCCCGCACGTTGCACCGCGAGCAGGAGATCGGCTCGATCGAGCCGGGCAAGCTGGCCGACTTCGTCGAGCTGTCCGCCGACCCCTACGCGGTCGACCCGACCCGGCTGACCCAGGACGTGCAGGTGCTGGGCACCTGGCGGGGCGGTCGCCGGATCGACCTGGACGCCTTCCTGGCCGAGATCGTCGCCGTCGACCCCAGCCAGCACGCCCACCTGGGCGTGCCGCACCAGAAATGCTGCTGA
- a CDS encoding DUF1810 domain-containing protein produces MSQAQDRFDLERFVQAQDDGGTYDQALAELHRGRKTSHWMWFVFPQLAGLGSSPMAQRYALASLTEARAYLEHPVLGPRLVDCCRAVLATDAARPESILGSIDALKLRSSVTLFARADPGEPVFGQVLDRFYAGRPDPATEELLS; encoded by the coding sequence ATGAGCCAGGCGCAGGATCGGTTCGACCTGGAGCGGTTCGTGCAGGCCCAGGACGACGGGGGCACCTACGACCAGGCGCTGGCCGAGTTGCACCGGGGCCGCAAGACCTCGCACTGGATGTGGTTCGTCTTCCCGCAGCTCGCCGGCCTGGGGTCGAGTCCGATGGCCCAGCGCTACGCCCTGGCCTCGTTGACCGAGGCTCGGGCCTACCTGGAGCACCCGGTACTCGGGCCGCGGCTGGTCGACTGCTGCCGGGCGGTGCTGGCCACCGACGCGGCCCGGCCGGAGTCGATCCTCGGCTCGATCGACGCGCTCAAGCTGCGCTCCAGCGTGACCCTGTTCGCCCGGGCCGACCCGGGCGAACCGGTGTTCGGTCAGGTCCTCGACCGCTTCTACGCCGGCCGGCCCGACCCGGCGACGGAGGAATTGCTGAGCTGA
- a CDS encoding manganese efflux pump MntP, with amino-acid sequence MTFFPLLLIAVGLSADAFAVALGKGLHLRRFNLVNATIIAVAFGLFQALMPLIGYYVGSAFASSIESFDHWIAFALLLLVGGKMLWEAFSEGDEDDEVDVDTINYRELLVLAVATSLDALAVGISFAFLPDLSIGWTVLLIGITTFVISFAGVLIGHKVGRRFGKPAEIAGGVILILIGVKILGDGLGWF; translated from the coding sequence ATGACGTTCTTTCCGCTGCTGCTGATCGCGGTCGGCCTGTCCGCCGACGCGTTCGCCGTCGCCCTGGGCAAGGGCCTGCACCTGCGCCGGTTCAATCTGGTCAACGCCACCATCATTGCGGTCGCCTTCGGCCTGTTCCAGGCGCTGATGCCGTTGATCGGCTATTACGTGGGCTCGGCCTTCGCCTCCTCCATCGAGAGTTTCGACCACTGGATCGCCTTCGCGCTGCTGCTGCTGGTCGGCGGCAAGATGCTCTGGGAGGCGTTCTCCGAGGGGGACGAGGACGACGAGGTCGACGTCGACACCATCAACTACCGCGAACTGCTGGTGCTGGCCGTCGCGACCAGCCTGGACGCGCTGGCCGTCGGCATCTCGTTCGCCTTCCTGCCCGATCTGTCGATCGGCTGGACCGTGCTGCTCATCGGCATCACCACGTTCGTGATCAGCTTCGCCGGCGTACTGATCGGGCACAAGGTGGGCCGCCGGTTCGGCAAGCCCGCCGAGATCGCCGGCGGGGTCATCCTGATCCTGATCGGCGTGAAGATCCTCGGGGACGGGCTGGGCTGGTTCTGA
- a CDS encoding sensor histidine kinase, with product MARTGDPDRRPRSASGTAGAVAVVVNVVLLVGCAWLDLSTPAAVRDEAGLDPGVLGALVGLVVTTFGAIILSRAPGHRIGRVLIGFGTLWAVDGFAESWAAHGWTGGVPGTGAALWFYEWVGAFLLLGLPLLLTLYPDGRFLTGRWGVISRVGLGLAALLPVALLLAPVAALYPDPADVPPAVDVDAPALPLPAGVWIVVLTVARALTFVALLIPVAVVVVRQHRADGQDRTRLRWLWWAALICVLVVVVSLLVPGSTMAYLALVLAVTVTAASVTVGIVRPDLVDIDALLAGTLVSAAVAAVVIALDLALLAAGTALLGEQLDQRSVTVVVLIVAVVLYGPLRHWLGGWVRRLLVGRRADRYTVVSSLAQRLESSGGVDDQLPALAAAVAEAFKVTYVGVEVIRPGGESLLAEHGRAPAATTELPITYQGARIGRLLLPAQGFRALMSRRDQALLLDVVRQAAIAVRTATLARELQLSRERLVLGREEDRRRIRRDLHDGLGPVLGGVALRLDAAGNAIAADPDRGRRLVAQSRQDVTDALADVRRLVHGLRPPALDDFGLVAALEHQVEAASSALEVDLSAGDLGALPAAVEVAAFRIVAEALTNVVRHAGAQHCRVTLTRDEQALRIEVADDGHGIDPDVVAGVGLRSLRERADELGGQCEVRCPPAGGTVVRALLPIGEEGP from the coding sequence ATGGCGCGCACCGGCGACCCCGACCGCCGGCCCCGGTCGGCCAGTGGGACCGCGGGGGCCGTCGCCGTCGTCGTGAACGTCGTGCTGCTGGTGGGCTGCGCGTGGCTGGACCTGAGCACCCCGGCCGCCGTCCGGGACGAGGCCGGACTGGATCCCGGGGTGCTGGGCGCGTTGGTCGGCCTGGTGGTGACCACGTTCGGCGCGATCATCCTGAGCCGGGCGCCCGGTCATCGGATCGGCCGGGTGCTGATCGGCTTCGGCACGCTGTGGGCGGTCGACGGGTTCGCCGAGTCGTGGGCCGCGCACGGGTGGACCGGCGGCGTTCCCGGCACCGGCGCCGCGCTGTGGTTCTACGAGTGGGTCGGCGCCTTCCTGCTGCTGGGGCTGCCGTTGCTACTCACGCTCTACCCGGACGGTCGGTTCCTGACCGGCCGTTGGGGGGTGATCAGCCGAGTCGGCCTGGGCCTGGCCGCACTGCTGCCGGTCGCGCTCCTGCTGGCCCCGGTTGCGGCGCTCTACCCGGACCCGGCCGACGTGCCGCCCGCGGTCGACGTCGACGCCCCGGCCCTGCCGCTGCCGGCCGGCGTCTGGATCGTCGTGCTCACCGTCGCCCGGGCGCTGACCTTCGTCGCCCTGCTGATCCCGGTGGCCGTCGTGGTCGTGCGTCAGCACCGGGCCGACGGCCAGGACCGGACCCGGCTGCGCTGGCTGTGGTGGGCCGCGCTGATCTGCGTGCTGGTGGTCGTGGTCAGCCTGCTGGTGCCCGGCAGCACCATGGCCTACCTCGCCCTGGTGCTCGCGGTGACGGTGACCGCCGCGTCGGTCACCGTCGGGATCGTCCGGCCGGACCTGGTCGACATCGACGCCCTGCTGGCCGGCACCCTGGTCTCGGCGGCCGTCGCGGCGGTGGTCATCGCGCTGGACCTGGCCCTGCTGGCCGCCGGGACCGCGCTGCTGGGCGAGCAGCTGGACCAGCGCAGCGTCACCGTCGTCGTGTTGATTGTCGCCGTGGTGCTCTACGGCCCGCTGCGGCACTGGCTCGGCGGCTGGGTGCGGCGGCTGCTGGTCGGCCGGCGCGCCGACCGGTACACGGTGGTCTCCTCCCTGGCCCAGCGGCTGGAGTCCTCCGGCGGCGTCGACGACCAGCTGCCGGCGCTGGCCGCGGCCGTGGCCGAGGCGTTCAAGGTGACCTACGTCGGGGTGGAGGTGATCCGGCCGGGCGGGGAGAGCCTGCTGGCCGAGCACGGCCGGGCCCCGGCCGCCACCACCGAGCTGCCGATCACCTACCAGGGCGCCCGGATCGGCCGGCTGTTGTTGCCGGCGCAGGGTTTTCGCGCCCTGATGTCGCGGCGCGATCAGGCCCTGCTGCTGGATGTGGTGCGGCAGGCGGCGATCGCGGTGCGCACCGCCACCCTGGCCCGGGAGCTGCAGCTGTCCCGGGAACGGCTGGTGCTGGGCCGCGAGGAGGACCGACGGCGGATCCGCCGGGACCTGCACGACGGCCTGGGGCCGGTGCTCGGCGGGGTGGCGCTGCGGTTGGATGCCGCCGGCAACGCGATCGCCGCCGACCCGGACCGCGGCCGCCGGCTGGTCGCGCAGTCCCGGCAGGACGTCACCGACGCGTTGGCCGATGTGCGCCGCCTCGTGCACGGCCTGCGGCCGCCGGCGCTGGACGACTTCGGCCTGGTGGCCGCCCTGGAGCACCAGGTCGAGGCGGCGTCCTCGGCGCTGGAGGTCGACCTGTCCGCCGGCGACCTGGGCGCCCTGCCGGCCGCGGTCGAGGTGGCCGCCTTCCGGATCGTCGCCGAGGCCCTGACCAACGTGGTCCGGCACGCCGGCGCCCAGCACTGCCGGGTCACCCTGACCCGGGACGAGCAGGCGCTGCGGATCGAGGTGGCCGACGATGGGCACGGCATCGATCCGGACGTGGTCGCCGGCGTCGGGCTGCGCTCGCTGCGGGAACGGGCCGACGAGCTGGGCGGGCAGTGCGAGGTGCGGTGCCCGCCGGCGGGCGGCACGGTGGTCCGGGCGTTGCTGCCCATCGGTGAGGAGGGGCCGTGA
- a CDS encoding response regulator transcription factor produces MTEPIRVLIVDDHPVFRDGLAALLDPLEGITVTGRVADGAQAVAATVSVPADQRPHVVIMDIQMPVLNGIEATRRIVQATPEVGVLVVTMGEDDATVFSAVRAGARGYLLKGAGQDEVVRAIGTVHAGGVVFGASLAARVTRAFAAPDNPRAAAFPQLTDREREVLDLIAAGRTNAQIAAELFLSGKTVRNNVSTILSKLQAGDRANVIIRARDAGFGHPS; encoded by the coding sequence GTGACGGAGCCGATTCGGGTGCTGATCGTCGACGATCACCCGGTGTTCCGGGACGGCCTGGCCGCCCTGCTCGACCCGCTGGAGGGCATCACGGTGACCGGCCGGGTGGCCGACGGCGCGCAGGCGGTGGCCGCGACCGTCTCGGTGCCCGCCGACCAGCGGCCGCACGTGGTGATCATGGACATCCAGATGCCGGTGCTCAACGGCATCGAGGCCACCCGCCGGATCGTGCAGGCCACCCCGGAGGTCGGCGTGCTGGTGGTGACCATGGGCGAGGACGACGCCACCGTGTTCAGTGCGGTGCGGGCCGGCGCCCGCGGCTACCTGCTCAAGGGCGCCGGGCAGGACGAGGTGGTGCGGGCGATCGGCACCGTGCACGCCGGCGGGGTGGTGTTCGGCGCGTCGCTGGCCGCGCGGGTGACCCGTGCGTTCGCGGCGCCGGACAACCCGCGGGCGGCCGCGTTCCCCCAGCTGACCGACCGGGAGCGGGAGGTGCTGGACCTGATCGCGGCCGGCCGGACGAACGCCCAGATCGCCGCCGAGCTGTTCCTGTCCGGCAAGACGGTCCGCAACAACGTCTCCACCATCCTGAGCAAGCTGCAGGCCGGCGACCGGGCCAACGTGATCATCCGGGCCCGCGACGCGGGCTTCGGCCACCCGTCCTGA
- a CDS encoding ABC transporter permease — MSGSVTPTRAPAGRAVGIGRTVLVVGALTLQEAARRRVLRALAVLTVVLLGLSAWGFAKLAGFESDTGELTSGEARLVASQLLNLVMFGLSMIAALGTAFLAGPTLAGEIESGMALAVLARPVRRFAVLLGKWAGLVVFGSGFVAVAGLAQFVIVWVTVGYWPPQPVLGLALLAAQTTVLLTLGLLLSTLISPMASGIVAVGLFGAAWIAGVVGGVGAALGNEGVARVGTVAQVLLPTDGLWRGAMHAFQDPGVLAQLGRAFEGFPFLSPAGLSSLYLTWTLVWVLAILGLAGLAFGRRDL, encoded by the coding sequence ATGAGCGGGTCGGTAACGCCGACGCGCGCCCCGGCGGGCCGGGCGGTCGGCATCGGGCGGACCGTGCTGGTGGTCGGCGCGCTCACCCTGCAGGAGGCGGCCCGCCGCCGGGTGCTGCGGGCACTGGCCGTGCTGACCGTCGTGCTGCTGGGCCTGAGCGCCTGGGGCTTCGCCAAACTGGCCGGGTTCGAGTCGGACACCGGCGAGCTGACCAGCGGGGAAGCTCGGCTGGTCGCGTCCCAGTTGCTGAACCTGGTCATGTTCGGCCTGAGCATGATCGCCGCGCTGGGCACCGCGTTCCTGGCCGGCCCGACCCTGGCCGGCGAGATCGAGTCGGGGATGGCGCTGGCGGTGCTGGCCCGGCCGGTCCGCCGGTTCGCCGTGCTGCTGGGCAAGTGGGCCGGGCTGGTGGTGTTCGGCTCCGGGTTCGTGGCCGTGGCCGGGCTGGCCCAGTTCGTCATCGTGTGGGTGACGGTCGGGTACTGGCCGCCGCAACCGGTGCTCGGGCTGGCCCTGCTGGCCGCCCAGACCACCGTCCTGCTGACGCTGGGACTGCTGCTGTCCACGCTCATCTCGCCGATGGCGTCGGGCATCGTGGCGGTCGGGTTGTTCGGGGCGGCCTGGATCGCCGGGGTGGTCGGGGGAGTGGGGGCGGCGCTGGGCAACGAGGGCGTCGCCCGGGTCGGCACCGTCGCCCAGGTGCTGCTGCCGACCGACGGGCTCTGGCGCGGGGCCATGCACGCGTTCCAGGACCCGGGCGTGCTGGCCCAGCTCGGGCGCGCGTTCGAGGGCTTCCCGTTCCTGAGTCCGGCCGGGCTCTCGTCGCTGTACCTGACCTGGACGCTGGTGTGGGTGCTGGCGATCCTGGGATTGGCCGGCCTGGCCTTCGGGCGCCGCGATCTGTGA
- a CDS encoding ABC transporter ATP-binding protein: protein MTGPAGPGAAPEVDAAAAPAVDPAEEEIARRLAARPESPAVWCADLHKRYGKRTAVAGVSFTVGRGEVVGLLGPNGAGKTSVIKMLLSLVRPDAGEVLLLGRPARDPAARARVGYLPELFRYQPWLTAAEVLALHVRLSGASVPDGERRACLAAVGLADRARDRVGGFSKGMQQRLGLAVALVARPELVVLDEPTSALDPVGRADVRDLLLELKARRVAVLLNSHLIGEVERVCDRVVILDRGRVAAAGSLSELLGQRELRLRLTGVGPAAQARLAAAGGLTRDGDESYTVALAGDRPDEVPALVEDLVRLGVRVHAVEPARISLEERLLGILRARDGGPRP, encoded by the coding sequence GTGACCGGGCCGGCCGGCCCGGGCGCGGCCCCGGAGGTCGATGCGGCCGCCGCCCCGGCGGTCGACCCGGCCGAGGAGGAGATCGCCCGGCGGTTGGCCGCCCGACCCGAGTCGCCGGCGGTCTGGTGCGCCGACCTGCACAAGCGGTACGGCAAGCGGACCGCGGTGGCCGGGGTGTCGTTCACCGTGGGCCGCGGTGAAGTCGTCGGCCTGCTGGGGCCCAACGGGGCCGGCAAGACCAGCGTGATCAAGATGCTGCTCAGCCTGGTCCGCCCGGACGCCGGTGAGGTGCTGTTGCTCGGCCGTCCGGCCCGCGACCCGGCCGCCCGGGCCCGGGTCGGCTACCTGCCCGAGCTGTTCCGCTACCAGCCGTGGCTGACCGCGGCCGAGGTGCTGGCCCTGCACGTGCGGCTGTCCGGGGCGTCGGTGCCCGACGGCGAGCGCCGGGCCTGCCTGGCCGCGGTCGGCCTGGCCGACCGGGCCCGCGACCGGGTCGGCGGGTTCTCCAAGGGCATGCAGCAGCGCCTGGGTCTGGCCGTCGCCCTGGTCGCCCGGCCCGAGCTGGTCGTGCTGGACGAGCCGACCAGCGCCCTGGACCCGGTCGGCCGGGCCGACGTCCGCGACCTGCTGCTGGAGCTCAAGGCTCGCCGGGTCGCCGTGCTGCTCAACTCGCACCTGATCGGCGAGGTGGAACGGGTCTGCGACCGGGTGGTCATCCTGGACCGGGGGCGGGTCGCCGCGGCCGGCAGCCTGAGCGAGCTGCTCGGGCAACGGGAGCTGCGGTTGCGGCTGACCGGCGTCGGCCCGGCCGCGCAGGCCCGGTTGGCCGCGGCCGGCGGGCTCACCCGGGACGGCGACGAGTCGTACACGGTGGCCCTGGCCGGCGACCGTCCGGACGAGGTGCCCGCCCTGGTCGAGGACCTGGTCCGGCTGGGCGTGCGGGTGCACGCGGTCGAACCCGCGCGGATCAGTCTGGAGGAACGGTTGCTGGGGATCCTGCGCGCCCGGGACGGCGGGCCGCGGCCATGA
- a CDS encoding sigma-70 family RNA polymerase sigma factor: MPPPPPGVRADLEPVFRASYPRVVGVAARVLGSRDEAEDVAQEVFLSFGRSTVPAGEADGWLCVAAAHTALNQQRTRRRRVAREVAHVRTDPARGGAAPDAAEAVLAREERRRVRDALARLPRKQAIALVLRHSGLSYAEVAAALGLSLGSVGTTVRRAESALRKELNHDASSD; this comes from the coding sequence ATGCCGCCCCCGCCGCCGGGTGTCCGGGCCGACCTGGAACCGGTCTTCCGGGCCAGCTACCCCCGGGTCGTCGGGGTGGCCGCGCGCGTGCTCGGCTCCCGGGACGAAGCCGAGGACGTCGCCCAGGAGGTGTTCCTGAGCTTCGGACGCTCCACGGTGCCCGCCGGTGAGGCCGACGGGTGGCTCTGTGTCGCCGCCGCCCACACCGCGCTGAATCAGCAGCGCACGCGGCGCCGGCGGGTGGCCCGGGAGGTCGCCCATGTGCGGACCGACCCCGCCCGCGGCGGCGCCGCCCCGGACGCGGCCGAGGCCGTCCTGGCCCGCGAGGAACGCCGCCGGGTCCGGGACGCGCTCGCCCGGCTTCCCCGCAAACAGGCGATCGCCCTGGTGCTGCGGCACAGCGGCCTGAGCTACGCCGAGGTCGCGGCCGCCCTTGGCCTGTCGCTCGGCAGCGTCGGCACCACCGTGCGCCGCGCCGAATCCGCCCTGCGCAAGGAGTTGAACCACGATGCGTCATCCGACTGA
- a CDS encoding DUF2127 domain-containing protein, with translation MDWSLRTCGRRGHETFAPDEPDLRARLTAPTPAGTAWRCLRCGDFVVGAPRRSGPAGQAPEVPRGRLLRDRVIMRLLAAERVARALLIVLVGVLALHLRDSRAELRRAFDNELTLLRPVADQLGWDIEGSELTRGINRILGLSGTTINWVAVALFAYAVLLLIESYGLWRIRRWGEYFSVVVTSVFLPLEIWELTEKFTWFKVVLTAVNVAAVAWLVWSKRLFGVRGGDAAYRAEHSEESLLTVERAALTTAAGAGAPPAPAP, from the coding sequence GTGGACTGGAGCCTGCGCACCTGCGGCCGTCGGGGGCACGAGACCTTCGCGCCGGACGAGCCGGACCTGCGGGCCCGGCTGACCGCGCCGACCCCGGCCGGGACCGCCTGGCGCTGCCTGCGCTGTGGGGACTTCGTCGTCGGCGCGCCCCGGCGGTCGGGGCCGGCCGGCCAGGCCCCGGAGGTGCCGCGCGGCCGGCTGCTGCGGGACCGGGTGATCATGCGGCTGCTGGCCGCCGAGCGGGTCGCCCGGGCCCTGCTGATCGTGCTGGTCGGGGTGCTCGCCCTGCACCTGCGCGACTCGCGCGCCGAACTGCGACGAGCCTTCGACAACGAGCTCACCCTGCTGCGCCCGGTCGCCGACCAGCTCGGCTGGGACATCGAGGGCTCGGAGCTGACCCGCGGCATCAACCGCATCCTGGGCCTGTCCGGCACGACGATCAACTGGGTGGCAGTCGCCCTGTTCGCCTACGCCGTGCTGCTGCTGATCGAGTCCTACGGCCTGTGGCGGATCCGGCGCTGGGGCGAGTACTTCTCGGTCGTGGTCACCAGCGTGTTCCTGCCGCTGGAGATCTGGGAGCTGACCGAGAAGTTCACCTGGTTCAAGGTCGTGCTGACCGCCGTGAACGTCGCCGCCGTGGCCTGGCTGGTCTGGTCCAAGCGCCTGTTCGGCGTCCGCGGCGGTGACGCCGCCTACCGGGCCGAGCACAGCGAGGAGAGCCTGCTCACGGTCGAGCGAGCGGCCCTGACCACGGCCGCGGGGGCCGGCGCACCGCCGGCCCCGGCGCCGTGA
- the pdxS gene encoding pyridoxal 5'-phosphate synthase lyase subunit PdxS, translating to MSAPSSPDFAAESTAADSLTATGTARVKRGMAEMLKGGVIMDVVTAEQAKIAEDAGAVAVMALERVPADIRAQGGVSRMSDPDMIESIISAVSIPVMAKARIGHFVEAQVLQSLGVDYIDESEVLTPADYRNHIDKWAFTVPFVCGATNLGEALRRITEGAAMIRSKGEAGTGDVSNAVTHMRTIGGQIRRLTSLSPDELFTEAKELQAPYDLVAEVAAAGKLPVVLFTAGGIATPADAAMMMQLGAEGVFVGSGIFKSGNPAARAEAIVKATTFYDDPDVIAKVSRGLGEAMVGINVDDIPVPHRLAERGW from the coding sequence GTGTCCGCCCCTTCTTCCCCCGACTTCGCCGCCGAGTCCACCGCCGCCGACTCGCTGACCGCCACCGGCACGGCGCGGGTCAAGCGGGGCATGGCCGAGATGCTCAAGGGCGGCGTGATCATGGACGTGGTCACCGCCGAGCAGGCCAAGATCGCCGAGGACGCCGGCGCGGTCGCGGTGATGGCGCTGGAACGGGTGCCGGCCGACATCCGCGCGCAGGGCGGCGTCTCCCGGATGAGCGATCCGGACATGATCGAGAGCATCATCTCCGCGGTGTCCATTCCGGTGATGGCCAAGGCCCGGATCGGGCACTTCGTCGAGGCCCAGGTGCTGCAGTCGCTCGGCGTCGACTACATCGACGAGTCCGAGGTGCTCACCCCGGCCGACTACCGCAACCACATCGACAAGTGGGCCTTCACCGTGCCGTTCGTGTGCGGGGCGACCAACCTGGGCGAGGCGCTGCGCCGGATCACCGAGGGCGCGGCGATGATCCGCTCCAAGGGCGAGGCCGGCACCGGCGACGTGTCCAACGCGGTGACCCACATGCGCACCATCGGCGGGCAGATCCGCCGGCTCACCTCGCTGTCCCCGGACGAGCTGTTCACCGAGGCCAAGGAGCTGCAGGCGCCCTACGACCTGGTCGCCGAGGTGGCCGCGGCCGGCAAGCTGCCGGTGGTCCTGTTCACCGCGGGCGGCATCGCCACCCCCGCCGACGCGGCCATGATGATGCAGCTGGGCGCCGAGGGCGTGTTCGTCGGCTCGGGCATCTTCAAGTCCGGCAACCCGGCGGCCCGGGCCGAGGCCATCGTCAAGGCCACCACGTTCTACGACGACCCCGACGTCATCGCCAAGGTCTCCCGCGGTCTGGGCGAGGCCATGGTCGGCATCAACGTCGACGACATTCCCGTCCCGCACCGGCTGGCCGAACGCGGCTGGTAG